The DNA window AATTTTACTTAAAACATTCATTTTTGACTGTAAAAATCCACCGATATACGTTGCGGTCGCACCAAGGAGAATGAAAACGATTGAAAAGCCGAGAATAAACAATACTGAATTAATCGCAACTTTTTTGAGAATTCTACTTCGATTAGACACATCGTTAGTTCTTTTCATTTCCTCAAGAGAAACGCCAGAGATAAACGAAATATATCCCGGTACTAACGGTAAAACGCACGGGGAAATAAACGATAATAAACCAGCAATAAACGCGGTTATCAACGATACTTGCATAGTTTTTAATACCAAGGCAACACAGGAGGTTCGTGGAAGTAATTATATAATCTCTCTTAACAGTATCGGCATTCTCTATGGTTAATTTTCTTTCAATGCTTTTTCCCGAGGCACATATTCAAGTTTGAACGTATCCGCAACCTGTTTAATCGTCAGTTTCCCATTCATCATATTTAATCCTTTAAGTAACGCAGGGTCATCGAACATCGCTTGTTTATATCCTTTATTTGCCAACGCTAACGCATAGGGAATCGTCGAATTTGATAACGCAAATGTTGACGTTCGTGGCACTGCACCGGGCATATTCGCTACACAATAATGAATAACTCCGTTAACAATATATGTCGGATTACTATGCGTTGTCGGGTGACAGGTTTCGATACAGCCACCTTGGTCAACCGAAACATCAACAATTACCGCACCTTTTTTCATCGTTGCAACCATCTGTTTGGTAACCAAAACAGGAGCACGAGCGCCAGGGATTAGCACAGCACCAATTAAGATATCCGCATGTTTCACTGCAGTACGGAGATTATGCACATTCGAATGCAAGGTTACAACATTTTTCGGCATAATATCCTCTAAATATCTAAGTCGGTCTATATTGATATCGAGAATGGTTACGTTTGCCCCTAACCCTGCAGCAATTTTCGCCGCACTTTTGCCAACCACACCGCCACCGATGATAACTACTTCTGCGGGTGCCACTCCGGGAACGCCACCTAATAAAATTCCACGACCGCTAAAGGGTTTTTCCAGATATTTAGCTCCTTCGACCACC is part of the bacterium genome and encodes:
- the ald gene encoding alanine dehydrogenase, which translates into the protein MIIGIPKEIKENEYRCGMIPAGVEYLVEAGHKVYVQKDAGLASAIPDSEYEKAGAKIVVTAKSIYEKADMIIKVKEPQPAEYPMLQPGQIVFTYFHFASSRELTESMLERKIIAVAYETIQLPDGTLPLLTPMSEVAGRLAVVEGAKYLEKPFSGRGILLGGVPGVAPAEVVIIGGGVVGKSAAKIAAGLGANVTILDINIDRLRYLEDIMPKNVVTLHSNVHNLRTAVKHADILIGAVLIPGARAPVLVTKQMVATMKKGAVIVDVSVDQGGCIETCHPTTHSNPTYIVNGVIHYCVANMPGAVPRTSTFALSNSTIPYALALANKGYKQAMFDDPALLKGLNMMNGKLTIKQVADTFKLEYVPREKALKEN